A stretch of Lathyrus oleraceus cultivar Zhongwan6 chromosome 6, CAAS_Psat_ZW6_1.0, whole genome shotgun sequence DNA encodes these proteins:
- the LOC127093306 gene encoding protein SMAX1-LIKE 3, with amino-acid sequence MRTGNCSLQQGLTTDAANIVKQAITLAKRRGHAQVTPLHVANTMLSVTNGLLRTACLQSHSHPLQCKALELCFNVALNRLPATNSSPMLGSHHSQSQYPSFANALVAAFKRAQAHQRRGSIENQQQPLLTVKIELEQLIISILDDPSVSRVMREAGFNSTQVKTNVEQAVSLENTSSIKESNDQTLSSQSQEKVSNKALVLDPIRVEDINSVVDNLKMNQRKSVVVVGECVTNLEGVVKGVMEKFDKGEVDESLKGVKFISLSLCDFGNVSRVEVEEKVEELKGLAKKSFHGKGYVLYLGDLKYLFDYKKQQGIRGYYSSLDHMIMEIGKLVNSVGENGKFWLMCIATFQAYMRCKNGQPSLETIWNLHPITIPAGSLKFSLITDSGFENESRTEKAENRTSWLLHEGVGDDQQIIQKQQETAYFAEPSRKNETEVRRSLQRMSSCKSDSSSSSLPAWLQQYKNENKGITYNDQENCVQVGELCKKWNNSMCGSIQKQTYHGNDKILTLSSASPSSSTSGFSYEQQQYYPNVSQNDRDHHFWISQRGSKFNEPCNPTSASSSELMEMEQLNKFKELNLENMRTLCNALEKKVPWQKDIIPEIASTVLQCRSSLIKRKGNMRNIYHDPKEETWLFFQGLDLEGKEKIAKELAKLVFGSYNNFTSISLSSFASTRGESSDESRNKRSRDEASCSFIERFGDAMSNNPHRVFLVEDIEQVDYCSQVGFKRAIEKGRVLDSNGEEVGFCDAIIILSCESFSSRSRVCSPIQRSSQEDKDDDDDDVNVVALEETSSYVSLDLNISIDDNYEEDDRSVDEIGLVESVDRNILFKIQEL; translated from the exons ATGAGAACAGGAAATTGTTCTTTGCAACAAGGCCTAACTACAGATGCTGCAAACATAGTAAAGCAAGCAATAACCCTAGCAAAGCGTCGCGGCCATGCTCAAGTGACACCTCTCCATGTTGCAAACACCATGCTTAGTGTTACTAATGGTTTATTAAGAACAGCTTGTCTTCAATCTCATTCTCACCCTCTTCAATGTAAAGCTTTAGAGCTTTGCTTCAACGTCGCACTCAATCGCTTGCCAGCGACGAATTCTAGCCCTATGTTAGGTTCTCATCATTCTCAATCTCAGTATCCTTCTTTCGCAAATGCTTTGGTTGCTGCCTTTAAGCGCGCTCAAGCTCATCAACGCCGCGGATCGATTGAGAATCAACAACAACCGCTTTTGACGGTGAAGATTGAGCTTGAGCAACTCATTATTTCAATTCTTGATGATCCTAGTGTTAGTAGGGTTATGAGAGAAGCAGGGTTTAATAGTACTCAAGTGAAAACCAATGTTGAACAAGCTGTTTCCTTGGAGAACACTTCTTCTATAAAGGAAAGCAATGATCAAACTCTTTCTTCTCAATCTCAAGAAAAAGTTTCCAACAAAGCATTGGTTTTGGATCCAATTAGGGTTGAGGATATCAACAGTGTTGTTGATAACTTAAAGATGAATCAAAGAaaaagtgttgttgttgttggagAGTGTGTGACTAATCTTGAAGGTGTAGTTAAAGGAGTGATGGAAAAATTTGATAAAGGAGAAGTTGATGAGTCACTTAAAGGTGTTAAGTTTATCTCACTTTCTCTTTGTGATTTTGGCAATGTTTCAAGGGTAGAAGTTGAAGAAAAAGTTGAAGAGCTTAAGGGACTTGCAAAAAAGAGTTTTCATGGAAAAGGGTATGTTTTGTATCTTGGAGATCTTAAATATTTGTTTGATTACAAAAAGCAACAAGGGATTAGAGGCtattattcttctcttgatcacaTGATAATGGAGATAGGAAAACTTGTTAATAGTGTTGGAGAAAATGGAAAGTTTTGGTTGATGTGTATTGCTACTTTTCAAGCTTACATGAGATGCAAAAATGGACAACCATCACTTGAAACTATTTGGAATCTTCATCCTATCACTATTCCTGCAGGAAGCTTGAAATTCAGTCTCATCACTGACAG TGGTTTTGAAAATGAGTCAAGAACTGAAAAAGCTGAGAATAGAACAAGCTGGCTATTGCATGAAGGAGTAGGAGATGATCAACAGATAATTCAAAAACAACAAGAAACTGCTTATTTTGCAGAACCTTCAAGAAAAAATGAGACTGAAGTTAGAAGGAGCTTGCAGAGAATGAGTTCTTGTAAAAGTGATTCTTCAAGTTCAAGTCTTCCTGCATGGCTACAACAATACAAAAATGAGAATAAAGGAATCACCTACAATGATCAG GAGAACTGTGTTCAAGTGGGAGAGCTTTGCAAAAAGTGGAACAACTCTATGTGTGGTTCAATCCAAAAACAAACCTATCATGGTAATGATAAAATCCTCACATTATCTTCAGCATCACCTTCTTCATCCACTTCAGGTTTCTCCTATGAACAACAACAATATTATCCAAATGTGTCACAAAACGATCGCGATCACCATTTTTGGATTTCTCAAAGAGGAAGCAAGTTCAATGAACCTTGTAACCCTACTTCAGCTTCTTCTAGTGAGCTTATGGAAATGGAGCAACTAAACAAGTTCAAAGAACTCAATTTAGAGAACATGAGAACCCTATGTAATGCTTTGGAGAAAAAGGTTCCATGGCAAAAAGATATAATACCGGAAATCGCGAGCACGGTTTTGCAATGTCGATCCAGTTTGATAAAAAGAAAAGGAAACATGAGAAACATTTATCATGATCCTAAAGAAGAAACATGGTTGTTTTTCCAAGGTCTTGATTTGGAAGGTAAAGAGAAAATAGCAAAAGAATTGGCTAAGCTTGTGTTTGGATCTTACAATAACTTCACTTCAATATCACTTAGTAGTTTTGCTTCAACAAGAGGTGAATCAAGTGATGAAAGTAGAAACAAAAGATCAAGAGATGAAGCAAGTTGTAGTTTCATTGAGAGATTTGGTGATGCAATGTCTAATAATCCTCATAGGGTTTTTCTAGTTGAAGATATAGAGCAAGTTGATTATTGTTCACAAGTTGGTTTCAAAAGGGCTATTGAAAAAGGAAGAGTTTTGGATTCAAATGGTGAAGAGGTTGGATTTTGTGATGCTATTATTATTCTAAGTTGTGAAAGTTTTAGTTCAAGATCAAGAGTTTGTTCTCCTATACAAAGATCCTCTCAAGAAGAcaaagatgatgatgatgatgatgttaaTGTTGTTGCTTTGGAAGAGACAAGTTCTTATGTTTCTTTGGATTTGAATATTTCTATTGATGATAATTATGAGGAAGATGATAGGTCAGTGGATGAAATTGGGCTGGTTGAGTCTGTAGACAGAAATATTCTCTTCAAAATTCAGGAATTGTGA